Within the Scyliorhinus canicula chromosome 6, sScyCan1.1, whole genome shotgun sequence genome, the region tatgtcccctcgtgttggtcatcaccatccgaggaaaaagactctcactgtcccccctatctaaccctctgactatcttatatgtctctattaagtcacctctcagccttctcttctctaacgaaaacaacctcaagtccctgagcctttcctcgtaagaccttccctccataccaggcaacatcctagtaaatctcctttgaaccctttccaaagcttccacatccttcctataatttggtgaccagaactgcacgcagtactccaggagcggccgcagcagagttatgtacagctgcagcatgaccttgtggctccgaaactcaatccccctactgataaaggctagcacaccatatgccttcttaacagccctattaacctgggtggcaactttcagggatttatgtacctggatgctgagatctctctgttcatctacactaccaagaatcttgccattagcccagtactctgcattcctgttattccttccaaagtgaaccacctcacactcttccgcattaaactccatctgccacctctcagcccagctctgcagcttatctatgtccctctgtatcctataacatccatcAGTACTATCCAcacctccaccgaccttcgtgtcatctgcaaatttactaacccatccttctacaccctcttccaggtcatttataaaaatgacaaacagcagtggccccaaaacagatccttgcggtacaccactagtaactgaactccaggatgaacatttgccatcaaccaccaccctctgtcttctttcagctagccaattactgatccaaaccgctaaatcaccttcaatcccatacttccatattttctacaatagcctaccgtggggaaccttatcaaacaccttactgaaatccatatacacatcatcaaccgctttaccctcatctacttgtttggtcaccttctcaaaaaactcaataaggtttgtgaggcatgacctacccttcacaaaaccgtgttgactatcgctaatcaacttgttcttttcaagatgattataaaccctatctcttataaccttttccaacattttacccacaaccgaagtaaggttcacaggtctataattaccagggttgtctctactccccttcttgaacaaggggacaacatttgctatcctactgtcttccggcactattcctgtcgacaaagacgacataaagatcaaggacaaaggctctgcaatctcctccctggcttcccagagaatcctaggataaattccacCTGGCCCAGGGGaattatctattttgacattttccaaaattgctaacacctcctccttttgaacctcaattccatctagcctggtcgactgaacccgagtattctcctcgacaacattgtctttctccagtgtaaacactgacgaaaaatatccatttaacgcttcccctatctcctctgattccacacacaactttccactactatccttgattggccctaatcttactctagtcattcttttgatcctgatatacctatagaaagccttagggttttccttgatcctatccgccaacgacttttcgtgtcctctccttgctcttcttaactctccctttaggtccttcctggctaacttgtaactctcaagtgccctaactgagacttcatgtctcatcctaacataagccttcttcttcctcttgacaagtgcttcaacttccttagtaaaccacggttcccttgctcgacaacttcctccctgcctgacaggtacatacttatcaaggacacgcagtagctgttccttgaaaaagctccacatttcgattgtacccatcccctgcagtttccttccccatcctatacatcctaaatcttgccgaatagcatcataattgcctttcccccagctataattcttgccttgtggtatatacctatccctgcccattgctaaagtaaacataaccgaattgtgatcactatcaccaaagtgctcacctacatataAATCtaacctggccgggttcattacccagtaccaaatccaatgtggcctcgccccttgttggcctgtctacatactgtgtcagaaaaccctcctgcacacactgcacaaaaactgacccatctatagtactcgaactatagtatttccagtcaatatttggaaagttaaagtcccccataacaactaccctgttactctcactcctgtcgagaatcatctttgcaatcctttcctctagcAATCAGCTTAGCAAtcagatgctgcaaatctgaaacagaaaaatccctgccagaaatgctcagcaagtcaGACAGATCGGAACTGATTGGATTGCTTTACAGAGAGCCAGTAtggactcgatgagctgaatggcctccttttgtgtcaTAATGATTCTAAGTCAGTACCATCTGTGGACTAAGATCTGAAACataaactctgtttctttctccatgcTCTCTAACTAACCTGCTGagtagttccagcattttctgtatttaatCTCAGATTTCCAGTAACAtagcagccacagtattttgcttttgagttGACCTAGGTATccgggccaatatttattctctAACGAATAtcaaacagattatctgctcatcgtcacattgctgtttatgggtgtttctgtgtataaattggctgctgtgcttcctgcattacaatggtgactacacttcaaaagataATTCATTGGCTGTGCAGCACCTTTGGATGTCCTAAGGTTGTGAAGGTGCTATAAGGTGCTACATAAAGTAaaagtctttctttttttataCTTGAGCCCATGGGGGCAATTTTGTTCTGACATATGTGGTGCTTATGTTCGGCTCTCATGTAGTTTATGTGCAATCTATCTACAATAAAGAATTAATTATTGGAAGGACTAGCAGTATCTGCACTAGAATTAAGGTATCAGGAAACAATTACACAATTTCATTCCTTATTTGATTTAGAACAGAGGTTTTCAAACTGGGGTCTGAGAGAATTACAAGAGGTCTATGAAGTTGATTTTACCCATCATATTCCTGTGTGTGTTGATTCACTAACAGTTGGTTACTGTATGCTTGTAAAATAGATTTTCTGCTATGATAGTTTGAATAGCTACATATCGTACTTACTTTTAAGGGGCAGGATAGCCGTTACTGGAGAGAAAGTCACCTCGGTGTAGTTACCACGTCCAATGCAATTATCCAGTTTTATAACTTTTGTTTTAGAACACTGTGCCATCCCATGATCACTGGTGATAATTACATTAATTGTGTTCCAGAGTCCAGCCTTTTGAAGTTTATCAATTAAATAGCCAATGTGATCATCCACTTCCTTCAACATATTCTTCATTTGTCGACTTTCAGGTCCATAACGATGTCCAGTGGCATCAGGCTCCTCCCAATACAATGCCCCAAAATTAATGGATTCTGTTAAGTTGGAAAACCATTCTATAATGTGGTTAGCTCTCTGATTGAATGTGACATTGCGGTCATATTTCAAAAAATAGGAAGGAGTAATATTTTGTATTCTGACATCAGTACCAGGCCACATTACTCCACCACTCTTGTGCCCTTGTTGCTGATTAGTTACCCAAATGGGAGTGGCCTCATTCCACCAAAACTGATCTTTATCTGCAAAGGTTGAAAATGTCTTTTTGGTGGCTGCATCATACATCGTATTGGCCACGATACCATGGCTTTCTGCATAGCGGCCTGTGACAATGGAGTAATGATTTGGGAAGGTTTTGGTAACAAACACATTTTTTACATGCTTCACATGGACTCCATCAGCAATCATTTTCTGAAGGTTAGGAAAGTCGTATTGTTCAAGATAATCGGCCCTGAATCCATCAAAGGACACAAGAAGTAATCTAACCTCAGAGTTGTTTGTTGCATTATTACAATGGCACTCAAGGAATCCAGATATGAGCACCAAGATATAAACCCATAAGCTCTGCATTGTGAGACAGTTTTCCGCAAGATGCTGCAGTCTCATTGTTCTTCTGGGAGGCCTATTGGTACACTGAAAGATACAAGGCAGTTATTAAATGGCAATATCAAAATATGACTGCTTACATGTTATGACTTGAATGGTGTCTTTAAACATGTATTAACAAAACGGTTTCTCATTACTGTTCCTACTAGCAATTGGCAGATCCTCTTTTGTCATGATAAACCCTGCACCAATGCTATAATACCGGTCAATATTGATAAGGTTTCAAGCATTTTCAGAAGAGTTAGGAAAAACGCACTCTATTACTTCTGCTGTACCATATTTCAAAATAGTGACATTATTTGTATTGAATTGAGAACTTTTGAGATGCAgcttttgaatttttaaaagacCTTTACAAAGCTACATTCGGATAAGAGCCATAGGTGACGAGCCAAGATCTTATCTTGGGACAGCAGCACCCATCTCGAGAAGCTCACAAATCATATGGGCCCAGATTCAAGGTCAGCGCTGAAGCAAGGGAACTCACTGTCAAAGATAAGCTCCCCATAGAGTTAAATTCTCCCAGGCCACTGCCGCTCGATGGCCAGtgtggagggaaaatatggcaggAGGCCCAGAAATCAGTTTCACACCAGGGTAAATTTACAGGGATCTTCCACCAGTGCCCGCCATAGTTGCTCAGAAAATCCAGAGGCAGGCAAGAAATCCATCTGAAACAATGTGCCGTACAGATGGCGGAACTCACCCAAACAATGCCTGGGCTGTCTACAGAGCTTGGGATGTAAGCAGCCTGAAAGTCCGGAATACCATAGCAGTGGAGCAGGTGGACCGTCCAGATTAGGTGTCCTGAAGGGGGTCTATCTTCCAGCTTCAGAATGTTCCTGGTGATCCATCTTCGTTCTCAGGAGATCCCCATCTTCCAGTCTCAGAATCTTCCCCTTGatctattttcattttcagacaATCCACCTATTCTTCAACGGTGTcagtgatgttggacaccttttcaatatggcacccagacaAAACGGTGGACTACGCACCATCCAGGCCTGCCCCGCCACTGAATAAGATGTGAAACATCcacatgcataattaatgaggtcagggcTGGAAGATTTGGAATGTTTTCCAGCCAGCCTCTGAAGCGGGAACCTTTgtttggattctccgttcctccgTTAGCTActgaaagctatttctctttgaagtgaatagaCGCCTCACAGGTCACAGGATCTGAGGGGGCTTTATagccttgtgatgtggttttggctttctattaAGCTATAGCTGCTGCTTTCTAGACATCTGACCTACCTTAAATACTTACCTTGTTGGCCCACCACGtcattggaaggctgtgactagtggtgttccgcaaggatcagtgctgggacatttgctgttcgtagtatatacaaatgctttggaagaaaatgtaactggtctgattagtaagtttgcggacgacacaaaggttggtggaattgtagatagcgatgaggactgtcagaggatacatcaggatttagatcatttggagacttgggcagagagatagcagatggagtttaatccggacaaatgtgaggtaatgcattttggaaggtctaatacaggtagggaatatacagtgaatggtagaaccttcaagagtattgacagtcagaaagatctaggtgtacaggtccacaggtcattgaaaggggaaacacagcgagggagattgggggagtggaggatagagatgggaaggtggtgcggaggggggtagacgttaatggggtcttcagggacttttatggggaactgtaccggtctgaacccccggtgggggggggggggggggggatggggtgcttcttggacaagctgcgatttccgaaggtggaggaggggcaggtggagagactgggggcgccgattgagctggaggagctggttaaagggatagggagcatgcagtcggggaaggcgccggggccggatgggtttctggccgaattttataaaaggtacacggacctgttgggccccctgttggtccggacctttaacgaggcaagggagggggggggggctttgcccccaactatgccacgggcgctgatttcctagatcctaaagcgggacaaggaccctctgcagtgtgggtcatataggccgatttcactgctaaatgtagacggcaagctgctggcaaagatcttagctacaagaatagaggattgtgtgccggggggtcatccacgaggaccagatggggtttgtaaagggaaggcagttgaataccaacatacaaaggctcctcaatgtcattatgatgccggctgtggaaggggaggcggagatagtggtggcattagatgcggagaaggcctttgatagggttgagtggagatatctgtgggaggtgttggaaaggtttggatttggggaggggtttgtccgttgggtgagattactttatatgaggccccgatggcgagtgtagccacgaataggagaaggtcggagtactttaggctgcaccgggggacgagacagtgtcccctgtcccccttgctctttgcgttggcaattgagcccctggccatggcgttgagggagtcagcaaactggaggggcctggtgcggggtggggaggagcatcgagtgtcgctttatgcggacgacctgttgctgtatgtggcggacccggtggggggaatgccggaggtgatgaggattctcagcgaatttgggggcttttctgggtataagctcaacctgggtaagagcgagctgttcgtggtgcacccgggggatcaggaggaggggattggtaggctcccactgaagcaggcagggaagagcttcaggtacctaggagtccaggtggtggggagctggggggccctgcacaagctcaacctcacaaggttggtggagcaaatggaggaggagttcaaaaggtgggatatgttaccgctgtcactggcgggtagggtgctgtccgtcaagatgacggtgctcccgaggtttttgttcctggtccagtgccttccaatccttatcccgaaggcctttttttaggagagttaacaggagtattacgggatttgtatgggcgcatgggactccgagggtgagaagggtgttcttggagcggggcaggaataggggggggctggcgctgcccaacctctgtgggtactattgggctgccaatgcagcgatggtgcgtaagtgggtaatggatggggaaggggcagcatggaagaggatggagatggcgtcctgtgtggacacgagcctggaggcgctggtaacggcgccgttgccgctccctccaacgaggtataccacgagcccggtggtggcggctaccctcaaaattcgGGGGCAATGgaaacggcataggggggaggtggggggctcgatggagtccccgatacgggggaaccaccggtttgttccagtgagcatcgatggcgggtttctgggctggcacagggtaggtattaggaggttgagggacctgtttgtggatgggaggtttgtgagcctgggtgagttagaggggaagtttgggctccccctggggaacatgtttcggtacatgcaggttagggcgtttgccaggcggcaggtggaggggttccctctgttgcccccatggagggtacgggacagggtgctctctggggtatgggttggaggagggaggattttggacgtataccacgtaatgcaggaggtagacgaggccacggtggaagagctgaagggtaaatgggaagaggagttgggtgaggagaatgaggaggggacgtgggcggatgccctggagagagtgaattcctcctcttcctgtgcgaggcttagcctcattcagttcaacgtgctgcatagggcccacatgactgggacgaggacgaATAGGTTTTTCGGGgccgaagacaggtgtgctaggtgctcggggagcgagggtggtgggatccagggtcaagccaggctggggactcacaatttttggggttgcagtggagccgggagtgcaggaggcgaaagaggccggtgtcctggcctttgcgtccctagtagcccggcggaggatcttgcttcaatggaaggatgcgaggcccccaagtgtagaggactggatcaatgatatggcggggttcaccaaattggagaaggtgaaatttgccctgaggggatcagtacaggggttctttaggcggggcagcctttcctggacttcctggcggaagggtagggaaataggccggcagcagtagcaacccgggcgggggggggggggggggggggggtgggggggggggggggcttggtgggagggagaagtgtgtacatgggtttgttggatgtggcgggtggtatctctttcctttctgttgtttgatttttttttttctttcttgtttttgttttagtagttgcttttgtagtggggtgggtgttgttcttgggttttaccatggttgttctgttaatattgttttgtttatattttgtgaaaaccttaataaaaattttttttttttaaaaagaaaggggcaacacaggtggagaaggtagtcaagaaggcatacggcatgctggccttcattggctggaacatggagtataaaaattggcaagtcatgttgcagctgtacagaaccttagttaggccacacttggagtatagtggtcaattctggtcgccacactaccagaaggatgtggaggctttagagagggtgcagaagagatttaccaggatgttgcctggtatggagggcattagctatgaggagaggttggataaatttggtttgttgtcactgcaacgacggaggttgaggggcgacctgatagaggtctacaaaattatgaggggcatagacagggtggatagtcagagactttttcctcagggtagagggatcaattactagggggcataggtttaacgtgcgaggagcaagatttagaggatatgtacgagacaagttttctTTTACACatagagggtagcgggtgcctggaactcgctgccggaggaggtggtggaagcaggcacgatagtgatgtttaaggggcatcttgacaaatacatgaataggatgagaatagagggatacggaccccggaagtgtagaagattttagtttagacgggcagcatgatcagcGCAGatgtggagggccaaagggcctgttcctgtgctgtacttttctttgttctttgtttgtcagggtcacactggcaAATACTTGCACAAATCCACACCTGCCTGAATCCCGACCCAGATGCAGTGGAGAATCCTGTGTGGGGGTGAAAATGGGATTGGCCTCTGTGATGGCATCGGAACATCAAGGAGGCCTGGAGAATCTGGCACCTAGCCCATTTATATGATGCAAATAAGTTCAAATGACCCATTCGCATCCTCCTGCTAGCGCGGGGTGTGGACCTCgatgccgctgccagtggggaaccagagcatcatggaggccgatcccactttccccccacacAGGATTCTCCACCGCATCGGGAACTCTGCTACCAGTGGTGGGGAAACCAGCCCTCCACGTTTCATCCATGCACGCCACAGTACTTAGCCTCAAAATGGAAGAATTCTACCTGTAGCGATTTCATAGGTGTGGACCTCTCCTATCCTGCATTCAAATCTTTAACCATGTCAAGGGGAGTTCTAATCATGCAGCAGAAGTGGTATCAGCAAGCAAGGTAGTCTCACAGACAGCAATTCATGAAGCTAAAAGCACTTTATCCATcactttttaatttatttcatgATCAGTAAATTTTAAAATGCCGATTGGGTTTAGATGGAATGTCAGATGTCAATATAAACAAACTTTTAACAAtcataaattatcatagaatttacagtgcagaaggaggccattcagcccatcgagtctgcaccggctcttggaaagagcaccctacccaaggtcaacacctccaccctatccccataacccagtaaccccacccaacactaagggcaattttggacactaagggcaatttatcatggccaatccacctaacctgcacatctttggactatgggaggaaaccggagcacccggaggaaacccacgcagacacggggaagatgtgcagactccgcacagacagtgacccaagccggaatcgaacctgggaccctggagctgtgaagcaattgtgctatccataatgctaccgtgctgcccttaaagtgtTCTTTTTACAGCATAACGCTGATGGGGAGcagcggcgggggggtgggggagaaattcAACAGTGGACATATTGGACAAACACAAGAGCCCAATTTTTAACTCTATGCAGGCGAATGGGTTTCTCGCTCATAAAAATCACCAAATTCTGGATTTCCAAATTAGTCTAcccacgtgcagactccagacgttgctgtcagtttcagtggAATGATGCCAacagccagttttgctgtcattccCACTGTAAAATGGAAGCCACTTGTGCTCTAAAAGTTTGAGGAGATAAGAAGCCAAATCTGCAACAGAATTGTAATTAGTGCTTTCCAGTACGATGCATAATTCTGTGAAGGGCTGAGGAAAGTTGAGCAGGAATCATGCCAACACAGTGTGGATCACAAGGGCACTCTATTGTTATACCTTTAGGTAACGCTATTGCATAATTGGACAGTACTCACGATTCTGGGGTTGTTTATATACGTGAATGGTTCTGAACCCAAGAGAATATCTAAAGCAGAATCAAAACTTATCAGATAAGTTTCCTGCAGAGAATTGTGACTTAAAAATGTTCAATCCCTGCATAAAGCCAGTTTAATTCTCACATTGAGAACCATTTCACAGGGTCGACTAATATATTTGAATCATGTGTGTCAGTTCTTAAGAATATACATTTATAATAAAATGATGATTTGGTGGTGGGATGAACATAAAGCCATGTTCAATAGAAAATTACATTTTGTACCATACACAGGTGTACCAGTAGAGGGAGGCCACTAGGTAGAGGTAATAAAGGATCCATGTTTAACAGCCCATGTTGTCCTAATTCTGGCTGAATATAGAGCTGTTGTTGTCCCAAGAACTTCACAATAACCTGCCTTCTGAAAAAGAATAGTGAaagaaattcactatttcttttcatttaaaattTCCAACACTCAAAACAGTTAATTTTATCCCTATGCCTTCTTTACAGAATTAACTGAAGGCCAGGACTTGGACACGTGTGTTTTCTACAATTACTCAATATGTCCACTCACTGCGGTGGTACAGCAATCAAGAATGTATAATTCAGATGTACTACCAAAATGGTAAATCCATACAAATCAAAAGGAACTCATTCTCAAAAGTTTAAGTACTGTATCCAATTTTGGTTATCAGGaaataagggcgggattctctggtcgccgacgccaaaatcgcattcagcgatcggccggagaatacccgatttagaacattgcctgaggcccgaccCCGATACTCCGCCCCGACCGGCCCATCCTGTCGgtaactcagcgtggcggctgcaggctcagtccagcgccgccacagttggggcagGGCCAATTCGCAGGCAGGGAGGgtctttatcaggggctgggggccacTGTGGGGGACAGTCAGGAACGCGTCAGCCggatgaaggagggcactatttaGTGGGCCGGGTCCGTGAGCGGCCAGTGCCATGTAGCACGCTGTGgccactgcaggccaccgccgtgcgcatgcacggccacggacccggcaattctccagggtatatcggcagctagagctggaggCTCTACGTTgccagcatgctagcccccagcaaaacggggaaaatcggtggccgttttgcaccattttCTCTGGCATAACCATCATTCCCATGCCGGCTTGGGGACAAAGAcccaggagaatccagctcaagggCTTTGCAAGCCTTTGCGATTGTTCACAGAGCAGCCACAGGAATCATCCCAAGGATCAGAACACTGATGTGAGGAACCGAGGCTTTTCAGCCTGAGGAGCGTGCTTCTGACAAACGTAACGCATTTTTGTCTATAATATAGTTTACTTATTGAAATTTTTCTTCCTTGTAAGAAAGTATGTTC harbors:
- the enpp4 gene encoding bis(5'-adenosyl)-triphosphatase enpp4 encodes the protein MRLQHLAENCLTMQSLWVYILVLISGFLECHCNNATNNSEVRLLLVSFDGFRADYLEQYDFPNLQKMIADGVHVKHVKNVFVTKTFPNHYSIVTGRYAESHGIVANTMYDAATKKTFSTFADKDQFWWNEATPIWVTNQQQGHKSGGVMWPGTDVRIQNITPSYFLKYDRNVTFNQRANHIIEWFSNLTESINFGALYWEEPDATGHRYGPESRQMKNMLKEVDDHIGYLIDKLQKAGLWNTINVIITSDHGMAQCSKTKVIKLDNCIGRGNYTEVTFSPVTAILPLKNVSYVYELLSNCDSHMKVYLKEDIPERFHYKHNERIQPILLVADEGWTIVQNGSNPQMGDHGYDNTLPSMHPLLVAHGPAFRKAYKTNTINSIDIYPLMCHILGLKEESNNGTFRNVRCLLVNEHCVSLPDVVGIVIGSLMVLVTLSCLIILMKKRVSPQHAFARLQLQDDDDDDPLIE